The following proteins are encoded in a genomic region of Streptobacillus ratti:
- a CDS encoding YadA-like family protein, translated as QISGEGHNVSGSYGYYNGEHAFAIGLSGTNSTSNLVYRASGSLNTRGNVALGAGLGYQFDNIVTRSKEMLKLQRNGNINLLDEKVYELELQFNEMKKELEELRMVVEKFMKK; from the coding sequence CACAAATAAGTGGAGAAGGCCATAATGTATCAGGGTCATATGGTTACTATAATGGAGAACATGCTTTTGCAATAGGATTATCAGGAACAAATAGTACGTCTAATTTAGTATATAGGGCAAGTGGGTCATTAAATACAAGAGGAAATGTAGCATTAGGAGCAGGATTAGGATATCAATTTGATAATATTGTTACAAGAAGTAAGGAAATGTTAAAATTACAAAGAAATGGAAACATAAATTTACTTGATGAGAAAGTTTATGAGCTTGAATTACAATTTAATGAGATGAAAAAAGAGTTAGAAGAATTAAGAATGGTAGTAGAAAAGTTCATGAAAAAATAG